The sequence TGCGCGCAATCGTCAGGCCATACTGCGAATTTAAGAGTGATTAATTACGAATTTTTAGTATTATAATGTTTACGACGTATGGACCACAGAGCCTCGTTGAAATGGCAGCCATAGCGTGATCCGTGCGTTCATTTTAAAGAATGTAAGTATCACTGTTTGCTAAATGGAACTAAGGTGTTGTCAGAGCTCACAAATAAGACCTCTCGAGAATGGGTCAAGCTTTCTTTTATAAGTGTAGTGATATGTGCGTGGCAAGTACGTCAGTGATGTTGATAAAGTAGAAATTGATTACTTGGCCGCCAGTCTGTAATCGTAACCACGTGTGTTTGTACTATATATGTGTATTGACAATAAATTTCGGTTGATAGTCTGCGCCCGTCTCGTGTTTCTTCGCTGTGCGTGATGCTATTGCGCAGTAGATCGTCAGTTCCCACACAATGTGTGAACGATTGCTGACTTCATAACTTTATACGCTTATCATTTTCCTCAGAGCCGTGCGGAAAGCTTCAATGGAAGGATAACTGGGTGACCTTCATCGACAGCATGATCCAGTTCGTCATGTTCAAGAGCCCCGTTCGTGTGCTCAGAATGCCTACGAGCATCGAGTTTTGTCGCTTCGATCCCTACGTTCAAGCCGAAGTTCTCGAGAAGGCCGGTGACACAGGTGAGCTCCCCAGTCCCGAGTGGCATGCCTAGGCATAGGTGTGATCCACCATAACGCTGTGTTTACAGCAAGGCTGTCTACGCGGACCCTGTGCCGGCGTCATCGTTGTATTGTTCATGCTAATGAAGGGCACGTAACCGGGGTAGAGAGGAGGAGGCCTCATGACaggaggaagggaaaggggaTCACGAGGTGAAGCTTACGTAAGGCGGGTGATTCAAACAGAGGTCTGAAAGAGGGGGCTCACGTGAAGAACCTTACGTAAGGCGGGTGATTCAAACAATCGATTGAGAAGGAAGCGTCGCTCCTGAAGTGGCAGAAGGTCGGCTGGCGGTGACAAGGAAAGACTtagcagaaagagagaagagtcTAGGGCAGGTCCGTATCCAGGAATATTTTCAGGGGTGGGGGGGGCTCTTGCTgtaaccttgactatttgagaaaaacacctattttcattatttatttttggtaaaaacacctacttcatcaaaatttcggggggggggggcttagacCCACCCCCCTCGGCTACGGACCTTGTCTATGGTAACCCACACCGACCAGAGCCGTCGACTGGAACTGAGGACGGGACTTAGctgaaataaagaaacaacaaaaaatcaCTTTGAAGTAACTGGACAAAACAAGAGATTTGAAAGGACTGAATGAAAGGGGCAACAGCGTCGCTGTCCAAAGGCTTTCACGGCGTGAAACGGGCTAGACTTTATTTATTAACTGAAAGCTCATAGTGCTTCTTTATGTCATTTTCCCttagggcgctcgactgctgatctgaagatcgcgggatcgaatccgggccgcggcggctgcattttcgatggaggcggaaatgtttgaggcccgtgacttagatttagatgcacgttgaagaaccccatgtggtcgaaatttacgaagccctccactacggcgtccctcataatcatatcgtggttttgggacgttaaacccccagatattattatgtcaTTTTCCCTGTAGCCACACACAAATTAGCGATGACAGTTGTGGGCTTGAGGACGGGGGCCGAGATGGTGTGCCGTTGACTCATGTTCTGAACCTTAAGTACCATACAGCCGATGAAGAGGGCGAAAACATGTGATGTCTAGAATAAGTATGTACAAGGAAGGCGTTCAAGCGTTTAGTACTAATTTGTTGTCCGTGTGGTTTTTAGAAACTGCCGTTTCAAGAACAAGGGTTGTGTACTTGAAGAATAAATATATTTCTTCCAACACTCACTGTAACACTGTGCGCTTGGTGCTTTAAAGTCGGCAATATGCTATGCACATTCATACATGCTTCCTTGATAGTGACGTGCCTCACACAAAAGAGTTCGAGGAAAACGCGATCGGAcatttttctatctatctatctatctatctatctatctatctatctatctatctatctatctatctatctatctatctatctatctatctatctatctatctatctatctatctatctatctatctatctatctcaaggCGTGCTGTTTAACGTTCAAGGAATTACGACATCTAAGAAACATGCAACAAAAGCCTGCCGTACATACCGTAGCTATATACTCTCTCAAACAGCACAAACTTCTTTATACATCGCTGCAGAAGATACCGCACTCGGAGCTTATGTTAGTACGTACAGCTGCGTGTCACATTTTAGCGGCAGCAAGCTTTTGTTTTGAAGACCGTTGAAAAAATATCAATCAAACGCATCGTCTCATCCACACTACATCCATCAACTACCTATTGAAATACTTCACACACAATGAACGACGGTTTCATGAAGACTTTACGAGCTCATTTTCTTCGGCTACACTCCATATTTGTTCTCCTTGTTGCAGGTGTGCCAGTCCTCTACAACCAAATCACAGACACTTGCCATGCTGGAGGCGTCGTTATTCGAGGTCTACACGCAGACACCGTCGACTGCGAGGTCGAGGAGCAGAAACCGCTCGTTGAAGAGTGCCGTTTCGTCCCGTACATTGACGACAAAGAGACCATAGATGACAGAGTGTCCCTCACCCGTGAATACGTGGAAATCTGTTGCAGCGTTGCCGGGCGGGCCTTCGAAAACTGCTGCGACGGCAAGTTTTTTATTCGCGATGTTATGAAAGACTTGCGTGACGTCCCTGAGCACGTGGTCAAACGGCATCTCGAAGAACCAAGCGAGAGCAACGGCCTCTTGCGGTTCCTTCACGACGTCCACAAGCAAGCCAAACGCGCCGACACTTCTCTCGAGGCGTTTGTCCAGTCGGCCCTGCCTGCACACAAGGAAGACTTAGAAGCCGATATACTTAACACCGCCCTTTTTGAGGAAGACCCTCTAAGGTTCCTCCTTGACATCGCGGTCGAAAACAGCAGCCCGAAGAAGTTCCGAGTACTCGAACTGGCAGCTCAAGAGAGCGACTCCCTGCTGGTTGCCTGGTTAGCGAAGTACCTTTCCGAGTTCAACCTGCTGCCCACTACCGAGTACACGGTGGCACATGCGTCGCCGGAGAGACTGTCGGGAAAGGTACCTCAGGGTACCACGGTGGTGCCACTGGGCTCGGCATCATCCAAGAAGAAGCTCCCCGAAGCGGACTTGATCGTGGCCCGGAGCGCCACGTGGGTCTCGAACGAAACGACCAGCCTCGCCGAAGAAGTGTCCGCCATTTGCATAGAAAACGGTTTCGTTCTGCTCGCCCAGCGTACGGCGCTCACGCCCGCCGAATCGATGCTCGGCAAAATCGGGGGCGTCCGTCCAGCAGCGACCGCGGCCGATGAAGTCGAAGCTCAGTTTTTGAAACACGGGCTACGGCTGGTGGCTTTGAAGTCCAATAACCTGTCTGCCCTCTATCTCTTCAGGAAGCGTTCCGCGGCCCTCGAAGAAGCGAAGCAGGAGATAGTGCCCGTTTACGGCAAACGCGGCGACTTAGTCGATTCGGTCAAGAAGAAGGCGCTCGACTACGACTGGAAGCCGAAAGGCGGAGAACATGTGGCTCCTCGCGGAGGAGGCTGGAACGAGTGGCGTCGTCGGTTTGGCGAACTGCCTCCGGTACGAATCCGGTGGAAGCCATATCAGGTGAGTAGATCTGATGGCATAACACTTAAGTTTAAGTAGACAGCGCAATAATGACGGAGGGTTTGAAGAAGTGATCTGAGCGAATTTCACTTCCCAAATCCCACATTTCGATTTCGATCTCTCTAGTTGGTTTAAAAGCTGATAGAACAGAATTGCATTTTTACCGACATGCGTTTCCCCCATCTCAACACTGGCGCTAGCTTCAAAGCTCGCTCCAACGGGATAGGCCTCGCGATATCGCTGGCACCCATTTCGTGTATTGTAACAAGTGCGCTATGGCGCCAAAGTCATAAGTACGGTAGTGTCATTTCGGAAGTTGTTCAACTGCGCATTTTTATTTCTGGTGTAAGCAATGTTCGCCTAATCCGGTGATCCAGCATGATTAATGGATTTGCGCTCTATTCCGAAGGGCAAAATGCAGAAACAGCCGTCTACTCACGCTTAGGAGCACCTCAAGAGAACAACCACGTGGCTAATGTTATTCGGGCGTCTCCCAAAATGCTAGGCCTCTGGATTTTATCGACACGTAAAAGCCCATAATTAATTGTGGCACGACCAACGAGTCACATTTTTATCTTCCAAGCACTTACGGTCGAACACTTACTTACGGTTTTCCTGATATTCGGAAAATAGGTTTTAAACATTAAAATTGCTTCGAAGTCGATGGTTCTGATTGACGCTGAGTTATGTTGGATACATGTGATAACTTAAGATGACGGCCAATTAACTGCCAGGATAACTACTGAAAAAGAATTGAATGAGTTCAGTGGACGAACAgacgttgttttcttctttttttttgaggagcTGAGATCGTTACGGCGCCTGGCgtagcagatctcaaccacgtgcttctaCGTGGCGtatgagatccgcttcggcagtgcgacgaaacattCCGAGGAATAAACCAGCGCgcacgaacgccgaggtgcgacTGACGCTACCAGGCACCTAAGTCAAAGATTAGGGTTACCCCCCATATTTTTATTCTATAATTCTAATACTGGTATGATATCTGCGTGACCTTTGTGCACCGTGCGTAACATTTGTGTGCAAAGACATGCCCCTACGTTCGCTGTCGTCTTTTTTCTACAAGCAAACTTATTTTAAGAACAGTCTAAAACTTCTATGCGTGGCTTCGATTCTTCATACGCAGATGCGTATTCGATGCTGGTTCTTCCGGAACGAACAAGGTGGCTGACTTCAGCGCGAAAAATCCAGAATACAAGGACGTAATGGACAGGGACATGTTCATGAACGTTTACCGCAGTGGACAGTGGGGTTCCTACCGGTACCTGGTCGCAAAGAACTGTGAGTCGCACGCCTCTCTTGTTATAGACGACCCCtctgcagtattttttttttcctttacgcaTCATTGACTAAGCTTGGAGTGTCGCGCTCTTTCTCCCCTTTTTTTTCATGAACGACAACTGTAGCTACCGCCAGGAAAAACACGCGGTTTGCTGTCCTCAACTTGCTGAAACGCCGGTGACCTGTCCAGCCTAGATTGGTGCGAGTCCCCGTTGCCCTACGGTACGATGCCCACTACCAAGGAGGCCACCGGCACGATCACGTGCGATGTGCACTATGCTGCGGTGAACAGTAGAGACGTAGTGTTTGCCACAGGACAACTGCCTCCAGAGGCACTCGTAGGTGAGTACTTTTTCGAAAAACTTCGCATGTTTCTTCCACGGGGAGCAGCCTAGCTCGCCTGCTTGTCACGCCTCCCTCGCCACTTCTTCAGCAAGCGTATTCAACCCCCCTCGAGAAGCATTCACAGAGGGTGCCAGAGAAGCTTGTAGTACAATAAGGTTAATACTACCAAAtgacgtgaaagtaccgtacacgcgaagtgacgtgaactctttattgagatcGCTCATGAGAGAGTGGACAAcgacttattggtctcagccaggccaccgatacaggcgtctgcgggaaaGAGATCCGGAAATGACTGTTCGCCTCCCTGGTAGAATGAtccgaggcaacgccagtttgctgcaccgaATTCGTCTGTtagttgcattcactcgccgctatgcacacctcatccgccgtgcggagATCCCGAACTGCAAACGCTGTCAAGTGAATGAAACAACAACACATCTATTTTGTgattgcccactttacgtgtcgcaacgaaatacgctcgcttcaacgttggcaggaattCGTGCGGCAACGTTAAGCGAGACTGGTACTTTGTAATCAATGTACGATCTGACAAAGTCAACAGCTGCTGTCAAGGCTGTTATAGCTTTTCTGACTAGCAAAGGACTGGACACCAGGCTCTAGCGAAACCCATATGCTACACGGTTATTATACACACGCATAACTCTTTCCTCTCCCTACCATctcccctcatcactcctttttcttcttttccctttTCCCCTGCGCAGAGtaagtagcaggctagagcgcactagctcagggtGCCCTTTCTTCATttcaataaattctctctctctctctctctctctgtacaatAAAAAAACGTGTATACAAAATGAATTTGCAGGCTTCTGAATGAAAGGGGCGACCTAGAAGCCCACTCTGGTGCCACCGTTAAGTGATTTAACTGATTTTAATGTCATGGAATGGCACAAGGAGAGTAGAAGACACTGTCTGTTGGCAAGGGCAGTTAAACTTGCCCTAAAGATGTCTCAACCTCCTCAACTAGTTATTTAACCGCTCCTGAGAGAGTGACGTGTGGCTTATTTTCCAACCTGGGTTCACCTTAAGGCCGAAGCGGTGGACGCCCGCAAAGCATAATTTTCCAGTTTGATTACTACGGCCAACTACTGGCACTAGCATGGTAAGTCGCTGCATTGTCACCAAGCGCGTAAACTATACTGAAGGGCCGCTTTCAGTAAATGTGCGCAGGTGCAGCTGTGCACAAGTTCCATCAAGAGTAGGGAGACGGTTCACAATCCCGCATCTTACATATCCTCACGATGCACAACACCAGTCGAATATCTTCTGTGGGCATGAACTCCGTCGGTGAGGTCCTTTGTAGGTTAGCCTTGCTCTGCTTATAATTTTTTCTATGAGCTCTTGTGCGTTACAATCTTACTAAAAATGATCAGCAAGCCTATAGCCTTGCTGATTATAGAACAACAGTCATATCGAATGCCTCGACTAGCTTATCCGACACCATGCAAGCCCTTTATAAAGTGTTTTAACCTTTACATGACGTTCTGTGATTACACCACAGCCCCGAGCTTTGGCTCAGGAATATGGCATTGTCCAAACAATCACGACGTGGTGGGTTCCCTTCCCGGTTGGCTCGAACCGCCACTCGTTGCGACGTGAACGGAAAATTCATTTGTGTGATCCTTAAACTTGCACAATGCCGTCTTTCACTGTGTCGCTTCTGTGCGTCAAATCTGAAATTAAGTTGCTTTGTGCGAAACAACTTATGGAGGTGCATTCTTGTAAATGTTGTGGTCGTACTGAACTGTCTACTAAGCGAACATCAGGAAGTCAGCAGCAGGTTGCGTTTATGTCTGTACTTTTTTAAACTGCCTGTTGTTTATTTAAATGCTCAGCTGCGCTAAATGAACGGCATAACAACTTAAGGCGAGAGATCCCGTAGCAGGAATGCCGTCAAGCACCTCGAATGTATTGTTCCTTCCGCAGGTACGGATGACACAGCGATTTCGAGTCAGTAATGGGACAGGAGTTTTCTGGCACGGACCAAACGGGACGTCGGGTCATGGGTCTCGTCTCCGGCCAGGCTTTGGCTACCGTGGTTGCCGCAGACCCCGTTCTTCTGTGGGAAGTGCCTGACGCGTGGACCATGACAGAGGCGTCAACCGTTCCTCTCTCTTACGCAACCGTTTACCATGCTCTCTTGGGGCGAGGTAAGATGCGGCCTGGTGAATCCGTCCTCGTGCACAGCGGCAGCGGATGCTTTGGGCAGGCCGCCATTTCCGTCGCTCTGTCTATGGGCTGCACCGTCTTCGCTAGTGTTGGTAAGAGCACGCACCTTGACAAGTTTCTGTGCAGCACTGACTCAATCATCAATCAAGTCATTCAGTCAATTTATTCGCCATTTATTAAAGCGTCACCAATAGCGTCAGTACCTTGAGAGACAACTTTCCAGTCAAGAGCTTCTATTAAAACATTTAAGAAGTTATTTTAACGTAAGTTGTCTAACTAGTTACAATGTGAGCACTTCAGGACTCGAACAACTATGGCAGTGGGTACCCAAGGTATGGTTAGAAGCCCATCATTATGGTGGCCAGCGTTACAATGAACTATCGTTTAGAATAACAGCAGTCTTTCGTGAATTCATATATTAATTTTGCCAGGGTATATGATTAGTGAAGGTAAAAATCACAGTTACATCCTTTGTAAAATTTCAAAAACCCAATGCACAATTTCCGCCGTGATGCCTGTAGCCTAGCCTGGTGGCTACACACGAAGGGAAAGTGAGAagggttatgtttttttttcgtacaatTATTTCTCGACGTCGTCAATCTGTTGCTATGTTAGGCTATGTGTTCCTCGGACATACATGTGTAATAGGCAAACTTTCAGCCAGTGTCACGAACTAGTGTCTCCGAACAGGTTCCTCAAAGGAAAAGCAGTTTCTGAAGGAACGCTTCTCCCAACTGGAAGACGGGTACATTGTAAACTACAATGGTCTTTGCTTGGAAGAATACATCTTCGGTCAAACCAAAGATAAAGGTGAGTAGCTGAATTTGGTGGTTGAAGAAATGTACGTCTAGACAGGCCAGTAAAACCCACACCTTACAGTTGAGAAGCATTAATAAGCTTTACATTTCATTTTCCTGTCCTTCGTGACTTTCCTGAGCGAGGTGCCTGTGGGACAACTATCGCAGGAAACCTCTATGGTCATGCCGATGGACGTTCCAGCCTTGCATAAACGTTTACAGATAGTCGGTACTTATCTTGAACGCACGGCAATATAGACGCACTACTTACTATTAGCGCTTTCTTGCGCATAAAGCCGATTTTGAAGTGAACACAGCGTGTAAAACATATATATGAACTCAGGACAATGACCGAGAGATAATAGCGAAGTTTACGACACTCAGGTAAGTACCATTTCCAAGGACACTAATCAAGGCTACAAATTAATTGGAGAGAAAGCCAAAAGCTTTAAATATTGCAGCTTCGCAGAGCGTGTATGTTCGCTTTCTTTCAAGCGTTAATTAAACAATCTTTTCAACAAAACGTTTAGCTATGGCACTCCCACTAGAACTTTTCTACGTAAATGTCACTTGTGCCGAGTCACTTGTTGGTGGCTTGAGCACCGAGTGATACTCCTTGCTATGGCTCCGACCACCTTATCATAGCGCCGCTGCGTGTTGTCCGAAAACCCTGAAAAATAAAAACGTAAATAAAAGGGATTTAATGCGCTAAGCTAAAGGATGTATATGACAGTGAATATTAGGATACGTCAGTAGCTGAAATGGGAGTCGTATAATTTGTATAAATTGCCATAAGCAGaaattacatcttggaaaaaTCAGAAGGTGCTCGTGGCGCCACCTGACGATCATATCTCAACCACACGCGTCTTTCTACGGCAGCGCAACAAAAAGCAACGGATAACATTGAAGAAGACACAtccagcgcaaactttcaactaaagttatTGTGGCACTGAATCTACTTGTATACTGACGCAGTATACATTACGCACGTGTGTACATTTACGCAATAAAGACTGCAAATGCGCGTACGTAGAATAAAACAACAGTTAAGAGTTGGAAGATGCCGCCGCCAAAAAGACAAGTTCTTTGTCTGTGAGAACCAGTGAAGGTGAACTAATGCACTTATCACCCAATTTCGCAGTCGCCTCAGCCTCAGTGATTCCTCGAATCAGCTACGTTCTGCCACGGGATACAATCGTGCAAAGATTAAATGAAGGCAGACAGCCACAATCCCGACAATAAATTGCCAAGATACCACCGGTGTCCTTATCTCTgtcgtccgtgtcttttttgttgcgtgGTCATACCGAagtaatgaattaccaacttgcccaaaattTTGCTGCAATTACTTTCTGCGGGGATTCGGCAGCCCGTGAAACACGAACGCCGCAAAGGTATATAAAGTGATAGAACCGGCGCGAGTGCTACTTCCAGACACCTAAGTCTTGTATCAGGGTCGCTTCGGGTTTTTTTCAGCAACAGCAGTTCTGACTCTAACAG comes from Rhipicephalus sanguineus isolate Rsan-2018 chromosome 7, BIME_Rsan_1.4, whole genome shotgun sequence and encodes:
- the LOC125759147 gene encoding fatty acid synthase-like, producing MWLLAEEAGTSGVVGLANCLRYESGGSHIRCVFDAGSSGTNKVADFSAKNPEYKDVMDRDMFMNVYRSGQWGSYRYLVAKNYWCESPLPYGTMPTTKEATGTITCDVHYAAVNSRDVVFATGQLPPEALVE